The Paenibacillus sp. RC334 nucleotide sequence GATTTGACCCGACTGCCATACAGACTGGAATGGGAGGACCGTTTCCGCAGCTATCTGCAACAGTTGGATGCATTGAAGCCTGTCATTGTTTGCGGAGATTTGAACGTGGCTCATCAGGAAATTGACCTGAAAAATGCGAAAGCCAACCACGGAAATGCCGGATTTACGCCTGAGGAACGTGACAGAATGTCGCAGTTGCTGAGCGCTGGATTTATAGACACCTTCAGATACTTTAATCCTGACAGGACGGATGTTTATTCCTGGTGGTCCTACATGCCGAAGGTGAGAGAACGGAACATCGGCTGGCGGATCGATTACTTTCTCGTCTCGGACAGACTTCGCCCGCTGTTGATAGATGCAAGCATTGATTGCCATATTACGGGCAGCGACCACTGCCCTGTTATACTGGATATGCAAGATATTTCAGCATAGTCCCCCCTTACACAAAAATTTATGCAGTCTTAAAAGCCGTCATGCTCTGTTATTGCAGCATGACAGCTTAAATTATAATGATAATCTGTTTA carries:
- a CDS encoding exodeoxyribonuclease III, with product MKIISWNVNGLRACVTKGFYTYLKETNADIFCVQETKLQEGQILMENMEEYTQYWNYAEKKGYSGTAIFTKIKPLSVHYGLEENGEPEGRTITLEFEKFYLVNVYTPNTKRDLTRLPYRLEWEDRFRSYLQQLDALKPVIVCGDLNVAHQEIDLKNAKANHGNAGFTPEERDRMSQLLSAGFIDTFRYFNPDRTDVYSWWSYMPKVRERNIGWRIDYFLVSDRLRPLLIDASIDCHITGSDHCPVILDMQDISA